In Nicotiana tabacum cultivar K326 chromosome 19, ASM71507v2, whole genome shotgun sequence, one DNA window encodes the following:
- the LOC107795868 gene encoding uncharacterized protein LOC107795868, giving the protein MRFDPSTRKSDVVYEFHQELGHKIEDCIALGREVVNMFHQEHLKELLSDTGRNNFARGRERQGPPKPPSPTRTINKIISGCDEASINVVKFTATHKLKRSITHERYDGLEESIIFNELDADGLTFLHNDALVINLRVLDTDLKSIMVDDRSGACIIHPRVLTQIRLEDKIVPHCIILTGFNNAVEWTSGEITLSVLASSITLETTFHIMDQAIAYNAIVG; this is encoded by the coding sequence ATGAGGTTCGACCCAAGCACCAGAAAATCTGACGTTGTCTACGAGTTCCACCAGGAGCTCGGACACAAGATAGAAGACTGCATCGCCCTTGGGAGAGAGGTTGTAAACATGTTTCATCAGGAACACCTCAAAGAACTGCTGAGCGACACGGGGAGAAATAACTTCGCTAGAGGTCGTGAACGCCAAGGCCCACCGAAGCCCCCATCGCCAACTCGCACCATCAACAAGATCATCAGTGGCTGCGACGAAGCCTCCATCAATGTCGTCAAATTCACTGCCACTCACAAGCTCAAAAGATCTatcacccacgaacggtatgatggACTCGAAGAAAGTATTATCTTCAATGAGTTAGATGCCGACGGTTTGACTTTCCTTCACAATGATGCTCTTGTCATTAATTTACGAGTTTTAGATACTGATCTCAAAAGTATCATGGTAGACGATAGGAGTGGAGCgtgcattatccatccccgagtccTCACCCAGATAagactcgaggacaagatagtgcCACACTGCATCATACTAAccggttttaataatgcagttgaaTGGACATCGGGTGAAATTACACTCTCTGTCTTGGCCAGTAGCATAACTCTAGAGACAACTTTCCACATTATGGACCAGGCCATCGCATACAATGCTATAGTAGGATGA